The following proteins are co-located in the Thermus thermophilus HB8 genome:
- a CDS encoding PaaI family thioesterase, producing the protein MKAIQLYYPPEWAHCYGCGYLNAHGLHIQTYWDPEKGESETRFTPRPYHTAIPGFVYGGLLASLVDCHSTATAAAAKAQAEGLSLEATPLRFVTASLKVDFLKPTPLGPDLRLVGRPQEVKGRKVVVETELYAAGTLTVRGEAVLVQIAEGFGGGAG; encoded by the coding sequence ATGAAGGCCATCCAGCTCTACTACCCCCCGGAGTGGGCCCACTGCTACGGGTGCGGCTACTTGAACGCCCACGGGCTCCACATCCAGACCTACTGGGACCCGGAGAAAGGGGAGAGCGAGACCCGCTTCACGCCCCGCCCCTACCACACCGCCATCCCCGGCTTCGTCTACGGGGGGCTTCTCGCCTCCCTGGTGGACTGCCACTCCACCGCCACCGCGGCCGCGGCCAAGGCCCAGGCCGAGGGGCTTTCCCTGGAGGCCACCCCTCTCCGCTTCGTCACCGCGAGCCTCAAGGTGGACTTCCTCAAGCCCACCCCCCTGGGGCCGGACCTCCGCCTCGTGGGCCGGCCCCAGGAGGTGAAGGGGAGGAAGGTGGTGGTGGAGACGGAGCTCTACGCGGCCGGAACGCTCACGGTCCGGGGGGAGGCGGTCCTGGTTCAGATCGCCGAGGGCTTCGGCGGCGGGGCGGGCTAG
- a CDS encoding diacylglycerol kinase, whose translation MGGVPPRPREDPRPLKGVLRSFGYAWEGLAYAWRVQRNFRVEVALGLLALGLGLWLGVDLVPILLVAALVLSLELVNTALEALTDLASPVYHPLAKRAKDTAAAAVFLASLFALGLGVYLFLPALWARLGLS comes from the coding sequence TTGGGAGGGGTTCCGCCGCGTCCAAGAGAGGATCCTCGCCCTCTAAAAGGGGTCCTCCGGTCCTTCGGCTACGCGTGGGAGGGCCTCGCCTACGCCTGGCGGGTCCAGCGGAACTTCCGGGTGGAGGTGGCCTTGGGCCTCCTCGCCTTGGGGCTCGGCCTTTGGCTTGGGGTGGACCTCGTGCCCATCCTCCTCGTGGCCGCCCTGGTCCTCTCCTTGGAGCTCGTCAACACGGCCCTCGAGGCCCTCACCGACCTGGCAAGCCCCGTCTACCACCCCTTGGCCAAGCGGGCCAAGGACACCGCCGCGGCGGCCGTCTTCCTGGCGAGCCTCTTCGCCCTCGGCCTCGGGGTCTACCTCTTCCTCCCCGCGCTTTGGGCCCGGCTTGGGCTAAGCTAG
- the ybeY gene encoding rRNA maturation RNase YbeY — MVEVVRNKRPPRGLVPRLRRALAALMEELGVGDKGVTVILTGDRRLRALKREWWGEDEATDVLSFPHYEPGDPFVPPHLGDIWISLDTARRQAEARGASLEEEVLVLAAHGLWHLLGHDHQKEEDWEGFRRVQERILAL, encoded by the coding sequence GTGGTGGAGGTGGTGCGCAATAAGCGCCCTCCCCGGGGGCTTGTCCCTAGGCTCAGGCGGGCCCTGGCCGCCCTCATGGAGGAGCTCGGCGTGGGGGACAAGGGGGTCACGGTGATCCTCACCGGGGACCGCCGCCTTCGCGCCCTGAAGCGGGAGTGGTGGGGGGAGGACGAGGCCACGGACGTCCTCTCCTTCCCCCACTACGAGCCGGGGGACCCCTTCGTTCCCCCCCACCTCGGGGACATCTGGATCAGCCTGGACACCGCGAGGAGGCAGGCCGAGGCCCGGGGAGCCTCCTTGGAGGAGGAGGTCCTGGTCCTCGCCGCCCACGGGCTTTGGCACCTCCTCGGCCACGACCATCAGAAGGAGGAGGATTGGGAGGGGTTCCGCCGCGTCCAAGAGAGGATCCTCGCCCTCTAA
- a CDS encoding cobalamin B12-binding domain-containing protein, with product MQGVDRRIRVLIAKPGLDGHDRGAKVVARALRDAGMEVIYTGLRQTPEMIVSAAIQEDVDAIGLSILSGAHMHYFREVKRLLDEQGASDILLFGGGIIPDEDVPKLKALGVAAVFGPGTSTQEIVDFLRRAVPERWKAQGLA from the coding sequence ATGCAGGGCGTGGATCGGCGCATACGGGTGCTCATCGCCAAGCCGGGCCTGGACGGGCACGACCGCGGGGCCAAGGTGGTGGCCCGGGCCCTGAGGGACGCGGGGATGGAGGTGATCTACACCGGGCTCCGCCAGACCCCGGAGATGATCGTCTCCGCCGCCATCCAGGAGGACGTGGACGCCATCGGGCTTTCCATCCTCTCCGGGGCCCACATGCACTACTTCCGCGAGGTGAAGCGCCTTCTGGACGAGCAGGGGGCCTCGGACATCCTCCTCTTCGGCGGAGGGATCATCCCCGACGAGGACGTGCCCAAGCTGAAGGCGCTGGGCGTGGCCGCCGTCTTCGGTCCCGGGACCAGCACCCAGGAGATCGTGGACTTCCTGAGGCGAGCGGTGCCGGAGCGCTGGAAGGCCCAGGGGCTCGCATGA
- a CDS encoding cation diffusion facilitator family transporter: MAEGAARLSLAVALLVLGLKALAYLLTGSVALLSDALESLVNVAAALAALLALRVARKPPDQNHPFGHTKAEYVSAVLEGVLVVLAALWIAKEALPRLLHPVPLEGLGLGLGVSLLASLLNGLLAYHLLKEGRRHRSPALTADGYHVLSDVLTSLGVVLGVGLAGLTGLWVLDPLLALAVAGQILFLGYRIVRESVGGLMDEGLPPEEVERIHTFLQERIRGRALEVHDLKTRRAGPRSFLEFHLVVRGDTPVEEAHRLCDELERALAQAFPGLQATIHVEPEGERKRTNP, from the coding sequence ATGGCCGAAGGCGCCGCCCGGTTGAGCCTCGCCGTCGCCCTCCTCGTGTTGGGGCTCAAGGCCCTCGCCTACCTTCTCACGGGCTCGGTGGCCCTGCTCTCGGACGCCCTCGAGTCCCTGGTGAACGTGGCCGCGGCCCTCGCCGCCCTCCTCGCCCTCCGGGTCGCCCGCAAGCCGCCGGACCAGAACCACCCCTTCGGCCACACCAAGGCCGAGTACGTTTCCGCCGTCCTGGAAGGGGTGCTGGTGGTCTTGGCCGCCCTCTGGATCGCCAAGGAGGCCCTGCCCCGCCTCCTCCACCCCGTGCCCCTCGAGGGCTTGGGCTTGGGGCTTGGGGTGAGCCTCCTCGCCTCCCTCCTCAACGGCCTCCTGGCCTACCACCTCCTGAAGGAGGGCCGCCGCCACCGCTCCCCCGCCCTCACCGCCGACGGGTACCACGTCCTCTCCGACGTCCTCACCTCCTTGGGGGTGGTCCTGGGCGTGGGCCTCGCCGGGCTCACGGGCCTTTGGGTCTTGGACCCCCTCCTCGCCCTCGCCGTGGCGGGCCAGATCCTCTTCCTGGGCTACCGCATCGTGCGGGAGTCGGTGGGAGGGCTTATGGACGAGGGCCTTCCCCCGGAGGAGGTGGAGCGCATCCACACCTTCCTCCAGGAGCGCATCCGGGGCCGGGCCCTCGAGGTCCACGACCTCAAGACCCGAAGGGCCGGCCCCAGGAGCTTCCTGGAGTTCCACCTCGTGGTGCGGGGGGACACCCCCGTGGAGGAGGCCCACCGCCTCTGCGACGAGCTGGAAAGGGCCCTGGCCCAGGCCTTTCCCGGCCTTCAGGCCACCATCCACGTGGAGCCCGAGGGCGAGCGGAAGCGGACAAACCCCTGA
- the lysS gene encoding lysine--tRNA ligase has product MNDQTRQRLLNLEALVEAGFAPYPYRFPKTHSAEAILKAKRGAPPESEWPEEEVAVAGRLVALRRMGKVTFAHLLDETGRIQLYFQRDLTPKYELLKKLDVGDILGVRGHPFTTKTGEVTVKVLDWTPLVKSLHPLPDKWHGLRDKEVRYRQRYLDLIVNPEVREVFRRRSEIVRYIRRFFEAKGFLEVETPILQPTTGGAEARPFKTYHNALDHEFYLRISLELYLKRLLVGGYEKVFEIGRNFRNEGIDHNHNPEFTMLEAYWAYADYQDMAGLVEELLSGLVLHLFGSHEVPYQGRVLNFKPPFRRISFVEALKEKAGLPFDPLDLERLRLWADAHHPELSQVPNYKLLDKLFGIYVEPELQDPTFVFDFPLAISPLAKRHREKPGLVERWDLYAGGMELAPCYSELNDPLDQRERFLEQARRRKEGDEEAPEPDEDFLLALEYGMPPAAGLGLGIDRLAMLLTDQPSLRDVLLFPLLKPKKEAVEEGV; this is encoded by the coding sequence ATGAACGACCAGACCCGCCAGCGCCTGCTCAACCTGGAAGCCTTGGTGGAGGCGGGGTTTGCCCCCTACCCCTACCGCTTCCCCAAGACCCACAGCGCCGAGGCCATCCTCAAGGCCAAGCGGGGCGCCCCCCCTGAGTCCGAGTGGCCGGAGGAGGAGGTGGCCGTGGCCGGGCGCCTCGTGGCCTTGAGGCGCATGGGCAAGGTGACCTTCGCCCACCTCCTGGACGAGACGGGAAGGATCCAGCTCTACTTCCAGAGGGACCTCACGCCCAAATACGAGCTCCTCAAGAAGCTGGACGTGGGGGACATCCTGGGGGTGAGGGGGCACCCCTTCACCACCAAGACGGGGGAGGTGACGGTCAAGGTCCTGGACTGGACGCCCCTGGTCAAGAGCCTCCACCCCCTCCCCGACAAGTGGCACGGCCTCCGGGACAAGGAGGTCCGCTACCGCCAGCGCTATCTGGACCTCATCGTCAACCCCGAGGTGCGGGAGGTCTTCCGCCGCCGCTCGGAGATCGTCCGCTACATCCGGCGCTTCTTTGAGGCCAAGGGGTTTTTGGAGGTGGAGACCCCCATCCTCCAGCCCACCACGGGCGGGGCGGAGGCCAGGCCCTTCAAGACCTACCACAACGCCCTAGACCACGAGTTCTACCTCCGCATCTCCTTGGAGCTCTACCTCAAGCGCCTCCTCGTCGGGGGGTACGAGAAGGTCTTTGAGATCGGGCGCAACTTCCGCAACGAGGGCATTGACCACAACCACAACCCCGAGTTCACCATGCTGGAGGCCTACTGGGCCTACGCCGACTACCAGGACATGGCGGGCCTGGTGGAGGAGCTCCTTTCGGGCCTCGTCCTCCACCTCTTCGGGAGCCACGAGGTCCCCTACCAAGGGCGGGTGCTGAACTTCAAGCCGCCCTTCAGGCGCATCTCCTTCGTGGAGGCCCTGAAGGAGAAGGCGGGCCTTCCCTTTGACCCCCTGGACCTGGAGCGCCTAAGGCTTTGGGCCGACGCCCACCACCCCGAGCTTTCCCAGGTGCCGAACTACAAGCTTCTGGACAAGCTTTTCGGCATCTACGTGGAGCCCGAGCTCCAGGACCCCACCTTTGTCTTTGACTTCCCCCTGGCCATCAGCCCCCTGGCCAAAAGGCACCGGGAGAAGCCGGGCCTCGTGGAGCGCTGGGACCTCTACGCCGGGGGGATGGAGCTTGCTCCCTGTTACTCCGAGCTCAACGACCCCTTGGACCAAAGGGAGCGCTTCCTGGAGCAGGCGAGGCGCCGCAAGGAGGGGGACGAGGAGGCCCCCGAGCCCGACGAGGACTTCCTCCTGGCCCTGGAGTACGGGATGCCCCCGGCGGCGGGGCTGGGCCTCGGGATAGACCGCCTCGCCATGCTCCTCACCGACCAGCCCTCTCTAAGGGACGTCCTCCTCTTCCCCCTCCTCAAGCCCAAGAAGGAGGCGGTGGAAGAAGGGGTCTAA
- a CDS encoding acyl-CoA mutase large subunit family protein, with protein sequence MRRKHDWLRETYRKSLEKIPERPVAHRTLSNIAPDPLYTPEDIGVLDPEYEEKRGFPGEFPYTRGVYGSMYRSKLWTMRMFAGFGTAEQTNERFKKLLKAGQTGLSVAFDLPTLMGYDSDHPLSKGEVGKCGVAVSSLADMEILFEGINLEEVTTSMTINSPANAIWAMYLAVAKKRGYDWKKLGGTIQNDILKEYIAQKEFIFPPEPSVKLVIDTFEWGPKNVPKWNFISVSGYHIREAGSTAVQELAWTLADGFEYVEAALKRGLDIDEFAPRISFFFDVHNDFFEEIAKFRAARRIWAKEMRYRYKAKNPQSWMLRTHAQTAGVSLTAQQPLNNIARVAIQALAAVLGGTNSLHTDAYDEALALPTEESATIALRTQQIIAYETGVTHTIDPLAGSYYVEWLTDEMERQAMEIIEEIRRMGGVVRAIEEGYFLRELAEASYRYQQEVERKERIIVGVNAFTDEIPLKVPIQLVDPEVERVQAERLARVRRERDPKRVEEALQGLRRAAVEGQNTMPHFVECALAYCTLGEMMDVLREVYGTYQEPAYV encoded by the coding sequence ATGCGCAGGAAGCACGACTGGCTCAGGGAAACCTATAGGAAGAGCCTGGAGAAGATCCCCGAGCGCCCCGTGGCCCACCGCACCCTCTCCAATATCGCCCCCGACCCCCTCTACACCCCGGAGGACATCGGGGTCTTGGACCCGGAGTACGAGGAGAAGCGGGGCTTCCCCGGGGAGTTCCCCTACACCCGGGGGGTCTACGGCTCCATGTACCGGTCCAAACTCTGGACCATGCGCATGTTCGCCGGCTTCGGCACCGCCGAGCAGACGAACGAGCGCTTCAAGAAGCTCCTGAAGGCGGGGCAGACGGGCCTCAGCGTGGCCTTTGACCTCCCCACCCTCATGGGCTACGACTCCGACCACCCCCTCTCCAAGGGGGAGGTGGGGAAGTGCGGGGTGGCGGTCTCTAGCCTCGCCGACATGGAGATCCTCTTTGAGGGGATCAACCTCGAGGAGGTCACCACCTCCATGACCATCAACAGCCCCGCCAACGCCATCTGGGCCATGTACCTGGCGGTGGCCAAGAAGCGGGGCTACGACTGGAAGAAGCTCGGGGGCACGATCCAAAACGACATCCTCAAGGAGTACATCGCCCAGAAGGAGTTCATCTTCCCCCCCGAGCCCAGCGTGAAGCTGGTCATTGACACCTTTGAGTGGGGGCCCAAGAACGTCCCCAAGTGGAACTTCATCTCCGTCTCCGGCTACCACATCCGGGAGGCGGGCTCCACGGCGGTGCAGGAGCTCGCCTGGACCCTGGCGGACGGCTTTGAGTACGTGGAGGCCGCCCTCAAGCGGGGCCTGGACATTGACGAGTTCGCCCCAAGGATCAGCTTCTTCTTTGACGTCCACAACGACTTCTTTGAGGAGATCGCCAAGTTCCGGGCGGCCCGGCGCATCTGGGCCAAGGAGATGCGCTACCGCTACAAGGCCAAGAACCCCCAAAGCTGGATGCTCCGCACCCACGCCCAGACCGCCGGGGTCTCCCTCACCGCGCAGCAGCCCCTGAACAACATCGCCCGGGTGGCCATCCAGGCCCTGGCGGCGGTCCTCGGCGGCACAAACAGCCTCCACACCGACGCCTACGACGAGGCCCTGGCCCTGCCCACGGAGGAGAGCGCCACCATCGCCCTGCGCACCCAGCAGATCATCGCCTACGAGACCGGGGTCACCCACACCATTGACCCCCTGGCGGGGAGCTACTACGTGGAGTGGCTCACCGACGAGATGGAGCGGCAGGCCATGGAGATCATTGAGGAGATCCGCCGCATGGGGGGCGTGGTGCGGGCCATTGAGGAGGGGTACTTCCTCCGGGAGCTCGCCGAGGCCAGCTACCGCTACCAGCAGGAGGTGGAGCGGAAGGAGCGGATCATCGTGGGGGTGAACGCCTTCACCGACGAGATTCCCCTGAAGGTGCCCATCCAGCTCGTGGACCCCGAGGTGGAAAGGGTCCAGGCGGAGCGGCTCGCCCGGGTGCGGCGGGAGCGCGACCCCAAGCGGGTGGAGGAGGCCCTTCAGGGCCTAAGGCGCGCTGCGGTAGAGGGGCAGAACACCATGCCCCACTTCGTGGAGTGCGCCCTGGCCTACTGCACCCTGGGGGAGATGATGGACGTGCTTCGGGAGGTCTACGGCACCTACCAGGAGCCGGCCTACGTGTAG
- a CDS encoding GreA/GreB family elongation factor: MAREVKLTKAGYERLMQQLERERERLQEATKILQELMESSDDYDDSGLEAAKQEKARIEARIDSLEDILSRAVILEEGSGEVIGLGSVVELEDPLSGERLSVQVVSPAEANVLDTPMKISDASPMGKALLGHRVGDVLSLDTPKGRREFRVVAIHG; this comes from the coding sequence ATGGCGCGCGAGGTGAAGCTCACCAAGGCCGGCTACGAGCGGCTCATGCAGCAGCTGGAGCGCGAGCGCGAGCGCCTGCAGGAGGCCACCAAGATCCTGCAGGAGCTGATGGAGTCCAGCGACGACTACGACGACTCGGGCCTCGAGGCGGCCAAGCAGGAGAAGGCCCGGATTGAGGCCCGGATTGACTCCCTGGAGGACATCCTCTCCCGGGCCGTGATCCTGGAGGAGGGAAGCGGGGAGGTCATCGGCCTGGGCTCGGTGGTGGAGCTGGAAGACCCCCTTTCCGGGGAGCGGCTTTCCGTCCAGGTGGTCTCCCCGGCGGAGGCCAACGTCCTGGACACGCCCATGAAGATCTCCGACGCCTCGCCCATGGGCAAGGCCCTTTTGGGCCACCGGGTGGGGGACGTGCTCTCCCTGGACACCCCCAAGGGCAGGCGGGAGTTCCGGGTGGTGGCCATCCACGGTTGA